In Malus sylvestris chromosome 16, drMalSylv7.2, whole genome shotgun sequence, the following are encoded in one genomic region:
- the LOC126606225 gene encoding protein ALP1-like, which translates to MDRRTFAILCDLLRQDGRVKTDGLVSVEEQVCMTLQILAHHTKNRSVGGRFYRSGETISRYFNSVLQGILRLQVILLKVPQHVPIDSTDPRWRCFKNCLGTIDGTHIDVHVHEIDKPRYRTRKGRVATNVLGVCSGNMQFIYVFPGWEGSASDSRVLHDAITRPNGFKVPTGYYYLVDGGYTNGEGFLAPYRGIPYHLSEWEGRTPSNKEEYFNMKHSKARNVIERCFGLLKGRWSILRSLSFYPIRTQGRIITACCLLHNLIRQEMSVDPLENLPIIQDGQNTEEGEYVGSVETSDQWTAKRNAMAQEMYNEWRAIRN; encoded by the exons atggatagaaggacttttgccatattatgtgacttacttcgtcaagatgggagggtaaaaactgatggtttggtgtctgtagaggagcaggtgtgtatgactttacaaatactagcacatcatactaagaatcgtagtgttggcggtagattttataggtcgggagagactataagtaggtatttcaatagcgtattgcaaggaattttgcGATTACAAGTTATCCTACTAAAAGTCCCTCAGCATGTGCCTATTGATTCTACAGATCCTAGGTGGCGATGTTTTAAg aattgcTTGGGAACAATAGATGGAACACACATTGATGTGCATGTACatgaaattgacaaaccaagataccgaacaagaaagggtcgagtcgcaactaatgtgttaggtgtgtgttcaggaaatatgcagttcatatatgtgtttccggggtgggagggttccgcatcagactctagagtgctacatgatgcaattactaggcctaatggttttaaggtaccaACGG gttattattaccttgtagatggtggttatacaaatggtgaaggattccttgcaccctatagaggaataccttatcatttatctgaatgggagggacgaacgccttctaataaggaagagtattttaacatgaagcattctaaggcaaggaatgtaattgaacgttgttttggcttgctaaaaggaaggtgGTCGATACTAAGAAGTCTATCTTTCTATCCGATAAGGACACAAGGTCGAATAATTACCGCTTGTTGCCtactacacaatcttattaGGCAAGAGATGTCTGTAGATCCACTGGAAAATTTGCCAATAATACaagatggacaaaatacagaagaaggtgaatatgttggtagtgTTGAAACATCTGACCAGTGGACTGCAAAGAGAAATGCCATGGCTCAGGAAATGTATAAtgagtggagagcaattaggaactag